In the Synechococcus sp. Nb3U1 genome, one interval contains:
- a CDS encoding DUF2470 domain-containing protein, whose product MPDLLTPQVSDRICKHMNDDHADAVVLYALVFGQVKGATQAQMQAIDSEGMDLQVQGEEGEQTVRIRFDHPLKDSEDAHHTLIEMVKQARAQVRK is encoded by the coding sequence ATGCCTGACCTTCTCACCCCGCAAGTTAGCGACCGCATCTGCAAGCACATGAATGACGACCACGCTGACGCCGTAGTGCTCTATGCCCTGGTGTTTGGGCAGGTCAAGGGGGCTACTCAGGCCCAGATGCAAGCCATTGACTCTGAGGGCATGGATTTGCAGGTGCAGGGGGAAGAGGGAGAGCAGACGGTTCGGATTCGATTCGACCATCCTCTTAAAGATTCAGAGGATGCTCACCACACCCTGATCGAGATGGTGAAACAGGCCCGTGCTCAGGTTCGGAAGTAG